The Chrysemys picta bellii isolate R12L10 chromosome 12, ASM1138683v2, whole genome shotgun sequence genome has a segment encoding these proteins:
- the LOC101949127 gene encoding olfactory receptor 8U3-like, whose product MSYDRYLAICKPLHYSTLMNNRFCLQLAAGSWLNGCLATTIFGLFLSQLTFCGPNEIDHFYCDPMPLMELSCSDTHLSILVDLIIAGLFTLPPFLLTLTSYVFILASILRIPSTTGRQKAFSTCSSHLTVVTIFYGTIMIFYMLPKSDTLRDLKKVLSLCFTVLTPLVNPLIYSLRNREVKEALSKAVSKCGFHKNLQSL is encoded by the coding sequence atgtcttatgatcggtatttagcgatatgtaaACCCCTGCACTATTCAACTCTTATGAATAACAGGTTTTGCCTCCAGTTGGCTGCTGGGTCATGGTTAAATGGTTGTTTGGCTACTACAATCTTTGGCTTATTCCTATCACAGTTAACATTCTGTGGTccgaatgaaattgaccatttctattgTGATCCCATGCCACTGATggaactctcctgcagtgacacaCACCTGAGCATATTGGTGGATTTGATAATAGCCGGTTTATtcaccctgcctccattcctactAACCCTGACGTCCTATGTGTTTATCCTTGCCagcatcctgagaatcccttccaccaccgggagacaaaaggccttttccacctgctcctctcacctcactgtggtgacaattttctatggaacCATAATGATTTTCTATATGCTACCGAAAAGTGATACACTCAGAGATCTGAAGAAAGTGCTCTCTCTTTGCTTCACGGTCCTAACTCCCCTGgtaaaccccctcatctacagcctgagaaacagagaggtcaaggaagccTTAAGCAAAGCAGTCAGTAAATGCGGCTTTCACAAAAACTTGCAGAGTCTCTGA